The following are encoded together in the Vespa velutina chromosome 3, iVesVel2.1, whole genome shotgun sequence genome:
- the LOC124948194 gene encoding uncharacterized protein LOC124948194 isoform X2, with the protein MYGKLFLVAELLVLAHDSTGLHGKVNFTKFFENHLRNDLPYLSEEYNDREAEELEDFRQLDRQNRNLMPEYRSLCESVTKRIQFNDENYEYQPPHYHEVYCKSYSFLDRASERTTRSSSKQKCAHPVFHCVQRSRTLFLVRRAWDSDCWEPYTKQIASGCDCMWPVSLLGDITAHY; encoded by the exons GTTGCCGAATTGCTCGTGCTAGCGCACGATTCTACAGGACTACACGGGAAGGTCAATTTTACGAAATTCTTCGAGAATCACTTGCGCAACGATCTTCCCTATTTATCGGAAGAGTACAACGACAGAGAGGCCGAAGAACTGGAAGACTTTCGACAACTCGATCGGCAGAATCGAAATTTAATGCCC GAATATCGAAGTCTCTGCGAAAGCGTGACAAAAAGAATACAGTTCAACGATGAAAATTACGAGTATCAACCGCCTCATTATCACGAAGTCTATTGCAAGAGTTACTCGTTTCTCGatcgagcgagcgaacgaacgacaAGATCGTCCTCTAAACAG AAATGCGCTCATCCTGTCTTTCATTGCGTCCAAAGGAGTAGGACTCTCTTCTTAGTCAGACGCGCCTGGGACAGCGATTGTTGGGAGCCTTACACCAAACAAATTGCCAGTGGTTGCGATTGCATGTGGCCGGTCTCTCTACTCGGCGACATCACTgctcattattaa